A region of the Gimesia sp. genome:
CCGCTCAAAATCCGGACAGGAGCAGTTGTGGGAATTCGCAGAGTTGATTCTGCCTCGCAAAGCACCGGGAGCGTTTAACCAGGCGTTGATGGATTTGGGGAGTCTGATCTGTACGCCTCAGAATCCACAGTGTGCCGAGTGTCCGGTGAGTGCCTGTTGTGAAGCGTTTCTTACTCAGCGACAGCAGCAGATTCCGGTTCCTAAAGCGCGGCCGGTGATTACTCCTCTGACGGATGCTTCGATCGCGGTCTTCGACGGGCAGAATGTTCTGATTCGGCAGCGGACAGCAGGCGAACGCTGGGCGGGGCTCTGGGATTTTCCAAGATTCACTCTGCAAGAACTGAATGGTACTCCGCATCCGGCTGCCCCCCGAAAGAAATCCACCCGGGAGCAGTTGCTGTTCGATGAGGAAATGGAAGTGGGTAACCACATCGCAGAAATTCCGGAGGGGTTGAACGCGTCTGTGATTCCTCAGTTGGAGGCGTATGTGCGCGAGCACTCAGGCGTGGCGGCTTCGATTCGTCAATTTGCCCAGGAGATCCGTCACAGCGTGACGCGATACAAGATTCGGCTGTTGTGTTTTATCGCCGAGGTCGAAGCGGACGAAGCCCTGGAGTCGTCCGAATATCGGTGGGTGCCTGTGAGTGAATTGGGCGAATATCCCCTGTCAGTCACGGGGCGAAAGTTTGCGCAGCTGCTGGCCGGGCAGGTGGGGAACTGATCGCATCGGTTTGGGTTAGCGCGTAAAAAATCCCCATTCTCAAAATTGCCTGAGATTGAGAATGGGGAAAACGCATTTGACTCAAGAGAAGAAAGCGGCATCCGTGCCAAAAAAGCCTTCCATGGAAATAGACTTTAGGTTTACCGGATGTGATGGGGGTACTGAATGAGTCGCTCCCTCTCCCGTAGTCAAAGACGCTGAAGGTCTATATGTATCGTAGATCGATTGTGGATTAACCAGAGAGCTCTTTGAAGAGTGTGCCGAATTCAGGCATGTCCTGTTCGAGCAGATTCTGCCAGGCCGAGAGATTCCAGATTTCAACGCAGATCACTGCGCCAACAATCATGACCTCCTGGTTGGGTTGGACTCCCAGAAACTCGCGAAATCCTTCCGGAATTGTGCAGCGAGAACGATTGGCCAACTGAATCGTGCGGTTCCGGGTCGACAGCAGTCGCCCCAGGCGTTGCACTTCATCCCAGCGATTCTCCAGGCGATGAGCCTGGATCTTCTGTTTGATCAGGTCAACTCCCTGATCATGTCTGGATTGCCAGTCGGAGGCTTTCCAGAGACTGAGGCAGCCAGCACGCTCTTTGGTGAGCATCGTTTCCCCGGAATCGTCAGTCACGGCTTGAGCCATATCAGCAGGGAGCGAAATCCGGAAACGGTCGTCGACCGTCCGTTTGATCTCTCCTGTGATAAAAGTTTCACCGCTCATAGTCAGCCTGACGGAACAGGGGTGATTAAACCCGATTTGCAACAATCTTGAATGATTTCAACATTGTACTGGGCGGATAACCCGCAATCAACTAGTTATCAAAGATCAATTGGGCAGGAAACCCACTAGGAACCGAATTTACCGTTCGCAATTCAAAAAGGCAATCACTGATTGTCTGATTCTCCTGATTTTGTCAATTTTTCTGTCTGACGCTGATATGAGTGATTTTCCCGCTCCAGAAATATTTGGGTGAGGATGACCGTTTGGTAGCGTTGTGAGCCTGTGCAGGCTGAATGAGAAAGGACGTCGATGAGACAGGGGTAGGAAGCGTGTTGAGTATTTCAGAATGACTTGAAATAAAAAAAGCGACCTCCGGAATCAGTTCGGAGGTCGCTTGTTGATCATTCACTTGAGAGACGACCGTAGCCGTCGGTGAATCTTAATACTCACGGTGCTTCAGGATACCCGGCAGTGGAACGGGATAAGATCCATCGGCACGAGCGATCACCGGAGCGGGCGAGTCCATGGTCAGTTTATCCACATCGGGAGCGAACTCCTGTTTGCAGTTCAACATTTCATCGTAGGTAACGATCTGCCCTGTGTGGGCAGCCATACGACCCATGGCGGTAACCAGGCTGGCTTCCGCACCGCGCTGAACTTCGTTGTAAGGTTGATCCTCACGAATGGCGGTAATCAGATCGTCCCATTCGATCTGATACGGGTTCGGCTCAGGCTGTGGGAATTCCCAGAGAAGATTATCTCTGTCCTCATTGTAGCCTTTGTAGATTCGAGGTTTAGCCGGGTGGTGGGCTGAGGTTGAGATAACCGCCAGTCCTTTGGTGCCGTGCGCAAAGCTGGCAAACTTCTGGCGACAGCCGGGAATCGTACGACCGCGCAGGAAGAGCTTGGTTCCATCGGCGAATGTGTATTCGACGCTGTAATTGTCGAAGTTTTGATCGACGTTATCGCCGCGGTAATGGCGTCCACCCGATCCATCGGCTTGAATCGGCCACGCATCTTTCATCCAGCAGCTTTCATCGATGTTGTGGATCAGGAAGTCACTGTATCCACCACCGCTGGCCCAGAGGAATCCATGGAAGCGGGAGATCTGATATAAGAGTTCGCTTTTCATGTCAGGCGGCTGGGGGCCGGTGGCAGCAGAACCGGTGAGACCTGCCATACGATAGGCCCGCAGTTCGAGAACATCTCCGATCTGACCATCTTTGATGCGATCGTAAAGTTCCTGGCGTGCTTTACAGTGCCGGCACATCAGACCGACGCCAACCTTGAGGTTCTTCTCAACAGACTTTTTGCCAAGCTCAAGCATCTTGCGGGTACTGGGACCGTCGACGGTGATCGGTTTTTCCATGAAGACATTGATGCCTTTTTCGATGGCATAACCGAAGTGAACCCAGCGGAAAGCGGGAGGGGTGACGAGCAGTACCACATCTCCCGGACCGAGACAGCTGATTGCTTTCTCGTAGCCATCAAAGCCGATGAATTTCTGGCTGTCGGGAACATCGACTTTGTCGCCGTGGATTTTCTTCAGGCTGTTGTAGCTGGTATTGAGGCGATGGTCGAAGACGTCTGCCATCGCGACGAGTTTAATGGGACCACTGGTGGTGGAGAGCGCGTTGGAGGCAGCTCCGGTACCACGTCCGCCACAGCCAACCAGGGCGATTTTAATTGTGTTATCTTCGGCAGCATGTACGTGTGGAATAGACGTGCCTGCCAGCACAGAAGCCCCTGCAGCAAGTCGACTGGAATTCTTTAAAAATTCGCGACGTGATGAGATGTCCTTGGGCGCTTCACTCATGTTGGGCTCCTTAGTTGTAGCTAATGAAGTTGAAAACAGATGGAAGGTTTATCTGACCGGCCGATTGAAAAAGGAAAGCAGAGAATCAATCGATTGACCGTTTAGTAGAAAGCGGAATTCAATCAGATAAAAATACGTATAATGATATCTGATTATATCAATGCGAAAGAGGCAGTTGCAACTTGTTCGTAAAGAATGTGAAGAGTCACAAGGCAGGGTTTTGCGGAGAGGAAACGATAAAAAAAGCCGAAGACTCGAGACGAGTCTTCGGCGGGTGATTACTAAGTGATCTTAATTTATATGGAGTCGAATCACGGGCAGGTTAGAAGTTGTAATTCGGGTTCTGCGGATCGAAGTCTGCATCGGTCAGACCAACGTTGGTGCGGATGTTGGTGTAGGTGTATTCTTCGACCAGTTCCGGTTTCGCATTGCGACGTGTCGGCCAGTCATACTGTTCGACGCGTACGGGCAGGTTGGTTGCTTTGTCGATGTAGAGCCGCGTCATCTGGAAGCGGATTCCCTGACGCTGCTGAGGATAGCTGGTCTGCAGAACTTTACATTGCATGTTGCCCAGTTTGGCATCCGGGAAGTATTTAACAGCAACGCCAGCATCCTGTTTCCGTTCTTCATTCCATTGTTTCAGAATCTGGTACAGCATTTTGCGAATGCCGATGGTTGTGATCGGGTAGCGGCTTTCATCCATGGCCTGCGGGCTGTTAGGCTGCAGAGAGACGGTACCGACCAGACCTTTGATACCGGTCTCGTGTGCGAGGATCTGGTTTCCATTGCGACCATGGAAGTAGATCACTTCACGTCCTTCATGAGGATTAAGGAAGTTCAGATAGACACTGAGTGGTTTTTCACGAAACTTGATCTGCATCGTGTGAGTAGGCTGCATTCTGCGTCCTACTTTTTCACGTTTGATGAAGGTCCCCTGAAAGTCTTTAATGTCAGCCGTTGTTTCATAGCTCTGCATCGCCAGGCGGATAGCCGGATCCAGAGCATGGCCCGAACTTGGGGTTTCAGCGTGCAGGTTATTTACCTGAGTGAGGCTGGCAGTCAGGGCGAGAGCAAGAACTCCAGTGAACGCTGCCACTTTCCCCATCTGGCGACCCAGAACGATGCGCGTTTGGTAAGCGAATTGTTTTACCATTGAATTTCGTGACTCCCTTTGTCGAAATCCACTTGTTTTGGACTGATTCCGAATGAGCACATTGGCGGAGGAACGGTCTCAAAACCAGTAAGAATTATATAGATCACTCTGCAGTACGGAAACGTCTGACTGAGTTTCCCTCATATGAAATGATACGGTGTTTAGGTTCGATGTCGAGCAGAGGTTTGAACATTCAAAACTCTCTCGACACTGTATAAATAATCGAACCGATGCCCAGACCGTAATAAATCAGATCACGTGTTCTCTTGGTTTTTTGATAAATTGTCAAGACAGATTCTTTAGATTGACTCGTTGCTACCTAAGTTTGTGACCTTTTTATTCTGCCTGAAGTTAAAGGGTGTCCTATTTTAACAGCCGGCAGGGGGGCGCAAGATAGATGATTCATTGAAGATTTGTCGAATTCAACAGAATTTCAGAAACTTCAATTGTTGGGATTCAGGTGATTCTGTATGATTCGCGACCTTGAAACTGACTGGATACATTTCAAAAAATGCCGATCTGCCTCAGGAATTCAGAAGTCAGTTGAACAACCGGGCCCCACAGCGAAGGCGAATTTCTGATTAGATTAATTGTGGTTAAACAGGAAGGTTTCTGTTAACCAGACACATTGAGAACAAGGAGTGTTCCCATTGTTCCGATCGGATCTGATCCGATAGCGTGATTGCGAACATGGAGGAGAAACGCAAATGCGCTCCAAAACAAATGACTTTTTTTCGACGATTCTTGTGTTAATCCCATTGGTGGCAGTACCGATGCTGGCCATCTTCGGGATTCCGGAAATCGCTCCTGTGA
Encoded here:
- the mutY gene encoding A/G-specific adenine glycosylase, with product MSELSDLFDAGRRQRFRRGLQAWYAVHQRDLPWRNIEDPYKVWISEIMLQQTVVAAVIPYFEKFMDRFPDVQTLAVAEEGEVLQYWEGLGYYSRARNIHKAARVIAEELEGVFPRDVDGLQALPGIGRYTAGAICSFAYDQRAPIVEANTLRLNSRLIGLELDPRSKSGQEQLWEFAELILPRKAPGAFNQALMDLGSLICTPQNPQCAECPVSACCEAFLTQRQQQIPVPKARPVITPLTDASIAVFDGQNVLIRQRTAGERWAGLWDFPRFTLQELNGTPHPAAPRKKSTREQLLFDEEMEVGNHIAEIPEGLNASVIPQLEAYVREHSGVAASIRQFAQEIRHSVTRYKIRLLCFIAEVEADEALESSEYRWVPVSELGEYPLSVTGRKFAQLLAGQVGN
- a CDS encoding division/cell wall cluster transcriptional repressor MraZ is translated as MSGETFITGEIKRTVDDRFRISLPADMAQAVTDDSGETMLTKERAGCLSLWKASDWQSRHDQGVDLIKQKIQAHRLENRWDEVQRLGRLLSTRNRTIQLANRSRCTIPEGFREFLGVQPNQEVMIVGAVICVEIWNLSAWQNLLEQDMPEFGTLFKELSG
- a CDS encoding Gfo/Idh/MocA family oxidoreductase; translation: MSEAPKDISSRREFLKNSSRLAAGASVLAGTSIPHVHAAEDNTIKIALVGCGGRGTGAASNALSTTSGPIKLVAMADVFDHRLNTSYNSLKKIHGDKVDVPDSQKFIGFDGYEKAISCLGPGDVVLLVTPPAFRWVHFGYAIEKGINVFMEKPITVDGPSTRKMLELGKKSVEKNLKVGVGLMCRHCKARQELYDRIKDGQIGDVLELRAYRMAGLTGSAATGPQPPDMKSELLYQISRFHGFLWASGGGYSDFLIHNIDESCWMKDAWPIQADGSGGRHYRGDNVDQNFDNYSVEYTFADGTKLFLRGRTIPGCRQKFASFAHGTKGLAVISTSAHHPAKPRIYKGYNEDRDNLLWEFPQPEPNPYQIEWDDLITAIREDQPYNEVQRGAEASLVTAMGRMAAHTGQIVTYDEMLNCKQEFAPDVDKLTMDSPAPVIARADGSYPVPLPGILKHREY
- a CDS encoding DUF1571 domain-containing protein: MVKQFAYQTRIVLGRQMGKVAAFTGVLALALTASLTQVNNLHAETPSSGHALDPAIRLAMQSYETTADIKDFQGTFIKREKVGRRMQPTHTMQIKFREKPLSVYLNFLNPHEGREVIYFHGRNGNQILAHETGIKGLVGTVSLQPNSPQAMDESRYPITTIGIRKMLYQILKQWNEERKQDAGVAVKYFPDAKLGNMQCKVLQTSYPQQRQGIRFQMTRLYIDKATNLPVRVEQYDWPTRRNAKPELVEEYTYTNIRTNVGLTDADFDPQNPNYNF